One window of Candidatus Eremiobacteraceae bacterium genomic DNA carries:
- a CDS encoding prepilin-type N-terminal cleavage/methylation domain-containing protein, giving the protein MDRRGIRGFTLIELMIVIAVIAILAAILVPNFLHARAESQTAACEGTERQIAVALEEYAVDTGGTYPATQAVAPAMFGGSLNYLSATPLDPVSGAQYQYSATAPDCLNSGVKYEITDAGGHDSTAQIDNAALGSTSVIYCSGSGITGK; this is encoded by the coding sequence ATGGACCGCCGAGGGATCCGGGGATTTACGCTGATCGAGTTGATGATAGTGATCGCCGTCATCGCGATCTTGGCCGCCATTCTCGTCCCCAACTTTCTGCACGCCCGAGCCGAATCCCAAACCGCTGCGTGTGAGGGCACGGAGCGGCAGATCGCCGTCGCACTCGAGGAGTACGCGGTCGACACCGGCGGCACGTATCCAGCGACGCAGGCGGTGGCTCCGGCGATGTTCGGGGGAAGCCTCAACTATCTGAGCGCGACGCCGCTCGATCCCGTGAGCGGCGCGCAATACCAGTATTCGGCCACGGCTCCGGATTGTCTGAACTCCGGCGTCAAGTACGAGATCACCGATGCCGGCGGCCACGATTCGACGGCGCAGATCGACAACGCGGCACTCGGGTCGACCTCTGTCATCTACTGTTCGGGCTCGGGGATCACGGGGAAATAG
- a CDS encoding prepilin peptidase, producing MIAPTLGALFGAAFGSFLNVVIYRLPRGESLVFPASHCPSCGHTLGPLDNVPLVSWVMLRGRCRYCGAAIAARYPLVETLTACLFALSFLEFGPTLTAFGACALGALLIVIAFIDLDHLLVLDGTTISGALIGLALAIATHRLVPALEGALAGAVIFGAIYLLTRGAGMGLGDVKLAAMLGLFLGFPLMLWTAAAAFIIGALLAIPVLVARRRGRRDALPFGPFLVIAAILATFVPALFAGPYDAYHALFGN from the coding sequence TTGATCGCCCCAACACTGGGCGCGCTGTTCGGCGCGGCGTTCGGATCATTTCTCAACGTCGTCATCTACCGATTGCCGCGCGGCGAGTCGCTCGTGTTTCCAGCCTCGCACTGCCCGTCGTGCGGTCATACCCTGGGCCCGCTCGACAACGTGCCGCTCGTCAGCTGGGTCATGCTGCGCGGCCGCTGCCGCTATTGCGGCGCCGCGATCGCCGCTCGCTATCCGCTCGTCGAAACGCTCACCGCATGTCTGTTCGCGCTGTCGTTTTTGGAGTTCGGGCCGACCCTCACCGCGTTCGGCGCATGCGCGTTGGGCGCGCTGCTCATCGTCATCGCGTTCATCGATCTCGATCATCTCTTGGTGCTAGACGGCACGACGATCTCCGGCGCCCTCATCGGCCTCGCGCTCGCCATTGCGACGCATCGTCTGGTGCCGGCGCTTGAGGGTGCCTTGGCCGGCGCCGTGATTTTCGGCGCGATCTATCTGTTGACACGCGGCGCCGGCATGGGTCTGGGCGACGTCAAGCTCGCGGCCATGCTCGGCCTATTCCTGGGCTTTCCGCTGATGTTGTGGACCGCCGCGGCGGCGTTCATCATCGGCGCGCTGCTCGCCATCCCAGTGCTCGTGGCGCGCCGCAGGGGTCGGAGGGACGCACTGCCGTTCGGTCCGTTCTTAGTGATAGCGGCCATACTTGCGACCTTCGTGCCGGCGCTCTTCGCCGGTCCGTACGACGCTTACCACGCGCTTTTCGGCAACTAG
- a CDS encoding Crp/Fnr family transcriptional regulator — MQRTTDKPLDAALLKKVPLFAEFSDEDRAMVASLMIARHYPKHAVLVYEGDPGDALFIVVNGNVAVTRVSNDGKETILTILREGDFFGEMGVLDGSPRSATIKSLRDVDVAILARKDFLELLAKSPAMSLSLVLALSSRLRETNQAIQAAAYQDIRTRLASLLIHLSKNFGEQADNGTRLTLRLTNQEMANMIGTTRETVNRMLNRFWDEKLIDMRTANIVITDMPKLKTIVA; from the coding sequence GTGCAGCGAACCACAGATAAGCCACTAGACGCAGCGCTCCTCAAGAAGGTGCCGCTGTTCGCAGAATTTTCCGACGAGGACCGCGCGATGGTCGCGTCGCTGATGATCGCGCGCCATTATCCCAAGCACGCCGTGCTGGTCTACGAAGGCGATCCGGGCGACGCGCTGTTCATAGTCGTCAACGGCAACGTCGCGGTGACCCGCGTCAGCAACGACGGCAAAGAGACGATTCTCACGATCTTGCGCGAAGGCGATTTCTTCGGCGAGATGGGCGTGCTCGACGGGTCGCCTCGCTCCGCAACCATCAAATCGTTGCGCGACGTCGACGTGGCCATCCTGGCCCGTAAAGACTTCCTCGAACTGCTCGCCAAGAGCCCGGCGATGAGCTTGAGCCTGGTGCTGGCGCTCTCGTCGCGGCTACGCGAGACAAACCAGGCCATCCAGGCAGCTGCGTATCAGGACATTCGCACGCGTTTGGCGTCGCTGCTGATCCATCTTTCGAAGAACTTCGGCGAGCAGGCCGACAACGGCACGCGTCTCACTTTGCGCTTGACCAATCAAGAGATGGCGAACATGATCGGCACGACGCGCGAGACGGTGAACCGCATGCTCAACCGCTTCTGGGATGAGAAGCTCATCGACATGCGCACCGCCAACATCGTCATCACCGACATGCCGAAGCTCAAGACGATCGTGGCGTGA
- the pilM gene encoding type IV pilus assembly protein PilM, with protein sequence MSFLSRVFSRGGSHHIGVDFGSSEIKAVQFGQSTRGPALEHVYRIQTPVNAIKDGVVVDPPAVGDALRQLMTDGAFTARRVVTSVTGPTVVVRQVTMPVMSERELLESTKYEAERFLPYSVEEAQMDAKILGRSEDGQNMDVLIVAAQKELVLSQLSALQAAGLQASVVEIEPFAMVRAMLSPEDAAFEQNIAIINVGASSTSINVTKGGFVPFTRYVPIGGDAMTKAIAGGMNISTDEAEKMKREKAAIITQGSTEPVAPTVTRLFNIITPPLTELVSEIHKSLDYFRTRFRGEVIESVILGGGSARLANIDAFLGQELGLPVAIADPLERASYNAVDFPAEYLRDMGPALIVAAGLGRRDVAEAGRAA encoded by the coding sequence ATGTCGTTCCTCAGTCGGGTGTTCTCCCGCGGCGGTAGCCATCACATCGGCGTCGATTTCGGTTCGTCCGAGATCAAGGCGGTGCAGTTCGGCCAATCGACGCGCGGTCCGGCGCTCGAGCACGTGTATCGTATACAGACGCCGGTCAATGCGATCAAAGATGGCGTTGTCGTCGATCCGCCGGCCGTGGGCGACGCGTTGCGCCAGCTCATGACCGATGGCGCGTTCACCGCGCGCCGCGTCGTCACGTCGGTCACCGGGCCGACCGTCGTCGTCCGTCAAGTCACGATGCCGGTGATGAGCGAACGCGAGCTGCTCGAGTCGACGAAATACGAAGCAGAGCGCTTCCTCCCGTACTCGGTCGAAGAAGCGCAGATGGACGCGAAGATCTTGGGGCGTTCGGAAGACGGCCAGAACATGGACGTGCTGATCGTCGCGGCGCAAAAAGAGCTGGTCTTGTCGCAGCTTTCCGCATTGCAGGCTGCCGGCTTGCAGGCTTCGGTCGTCGAGATCGAGCCGTTCGCGATGGTGCGTGCCATGCTCTCGCCCGAAGATGCGGCATTCGAACAGAACATCGCGATCATCAACGTCGGGGCTTCGTCCACCAGCATCAACGTCACCAAAGGCGGCTTCGTGCCGTTCACGCGTTACGTGCCGATCGGCGGCGACGCGATGACCAAAGCGATCGCCGGCGGCATGAACATCTCCACCGACGAAGCGGAGAAGATGAAGCGCGAAAAGGCCGCGATCATCACACAGGGCTCGACCGAGCCGGTCGCGCCCACCGTCACGCGGTTGTTCAACATCATCACGCCCCCGCTCACCGAGCTCGTTTCGGAGATCCATAAGTCGCTCGACTACTTCCGCACGCGGTTCCGCGGCGAGGTGATCGAGTCGGTCATCCTCGGCGGCGGTTCGGCGCGCCTGGCGAACATCGACGCGTTCCTCGGCCAAGAGCTTGGGCTGCCCGTCGCGATCGCTGATCCGCTTGAGCGCGCCTCGTATAACGCGGTGGATTTTCCGGCGGAGTACCTGCGCGACATGGGCCCAGCGCTTATCGTGGCAGCCGGCCTCGGGCGGCGCGACGTGGCTGAAGCCGGCCGGGCTGCATGA
- a CDS encoding PilN domain-containing protein yields MAFVLNINLLPSSQRPAVVIFDRTLALGLTFIALELIGLLAFSIYENRTITDLNNQYADLSARVTQEQQAVKEVDDLRDEAEQLRAKAELLERIKQSPLQLAEVLVDLRNQDPRGVWYTNLTISHGTAGGSVAIQGKTESYTSIADLMLNLDSSRMFGDAALQTATQTVENGQPARGGISFTVDGVLNEAVVGQ; encoded by the coding sequence GTGGCGTTCGTGCTGAATATCAACCTGCTTCCATCGTCACAGCGACCGGCCGTCGTCATCTTCGACCGGACGCTGGCGCTTGGCCTGACGTTCATCGCGCTCGAGCTCATCGGACTGCTCGCGTTTTCGATCTACGAGAACCGCACCATCACCGATCTCAACAACCAGTATGCGGATCTTTCGGCGCGGGTGACGCAGGAGCAGCAAGCGGTCAAAGAGGTCGACGACCTGCGCGACGAAGCAGAACAGCTACGCGCTAAGGCCGAGCTGCTCGAGCGGATCAAGCAGAGCCCGCTGCAGCTGGCCGAGGTATTGGTCGATCTGCGCAACCAAGACCCGCGCGGCGTCTGGTACACGAACCTGACGATTTCGCACGGCACCGCCGGCGGCTCGGTCGCGATCCAAGGCAAAACCGAGAGCTACACGAGCATCGCTGATTTGATGCTCAACCTTGACAGTTCGCGCATGTTCGGCGACGCGGCGCTGCAAACCGCGACGCAGACGGTGGAAAACGGCCAACCGGCCCGCGGGGGCATCAGCTTCACGGTCGACGGCGTGCTCAATGAGGCAGTGGTGGGCCAATGA